The following proteins are encoded in a genomic region of Leucoraja erinacea ecotype New England unplaced genomic scaffold, Leri_hhj_1 Leri_206S, whole genome shotgun sequence:
- the LOC129716310 gene encoding uncharacterized protein LOC129716310, translating into MELVEDVRKLEDKNEDLDNKYYAEDYASHIKICGLRATHKAELTNLKEQVTLLYQEAARSEESSLSMEASYLSKIGQIQEELDNVQLVSAQKLLLEHKDAEIDYEEEDDQLYLKVNWPQYVEAQNEKLQKILETYEEQYQNMQISESESAEELVKWQETDYKPTPSHDNNEWTVMELKMNQVEEKKEDLISELQELEEEVGDLQIQGQGQGWTTQTTAGQKLMEKEELESIQQSTQQERREQDPSCKNELAELRFGST; encoded by the exons ATG gagTTAGTTGAAGATGTAAGAAAGCTTGAAGATAAGAATGAGGACCTGGACAACAAGTATTACGCTGAAGATTACGCCAGCCATATCAAGATCTGTGGTTTGAGGGCGACCCATAAAGCTGAATTAACAAATCTCAAAG AACAAGTGACGCTTCTGTACCAAGAGGCTGCAAGATCAGAGGAAAGTTCTTTGTCAATGGAAGCCTCATACCTGTCTAAAATCGGCCAGATCCAAGAGGAGCTGGACAATGTACAG CTTGTTTCTGCTCAGAAGCTTCTGCTGGAGCACAAAGATGCGGAGATTGACTATGAAGAGGAGGACGACCAGTTATACCTAAAAGTGAACTGGCCACAATACGTCGAGGCACAAAATG AGAAGCTTCAAAAAATATTGGAAACATATGAAGAGCAATACCAGAACATGCAA AtaagtgaatctgaatctgcagagGAACTGGTGAAGTGGCAAGAAACGGATTATAAACCAACACCGAGCCATGACAACAATGAGTGGACTGTGATGGAATTAAAGATGAATCAAgttgaagaaaaaaaagaag ATTTGATCTCAGAACTGCAGGAGCTTGAGGAGGAAGTGGGGGATCTTCAGATACAAGGACAGGGTCAAGGATGGACAACGCAGACCACAGCTGGCCAAAAGCTTATG GAAAAGGAAGAACTGGAAAGCATTCAACAATCAACACAGCAGGAGCGCAGAGAGCAAGATCCGTCCTGCAAGAATGAATTGGCTGAGCTAAGGTTTGGTTCTACTTGA